In Eschrichtius robustus isolate mEscRob2 chromosome 11, mEscRob2.pri, whole genome shotgun sequence, the following proteins share a genomic window:
- the LMO2 gene encoding rhombotin-2, which produces MSSAIERKSLDPSEEPVDEVLQIPPSLLTCGGCQQNIGDRYFLKAIDQYWHEDCLSCDLCGCRLGEVGRRLYYKLGRKLCRRDYLRLFGQDGLCASCDRRIRAYEMTMRVRDKVYHLECFKCAACQKHFCVGDRYLLINSDIVCEQDIYEWTKVNGMI; this is translated from the exons GGAGCCAGTGGATGAGGTGCTGCAGATCCCCCCATCCCTGCTGACATGTGGAGGCTGCCAGCAGAACATCGGGGACCGCTACTTCCTGAAGGCCATCGACCAGTACTGGCACGAGGACTGCCTCAGCTGTGACCTCTGCGGGTGCCGGCTGGGCGAGGTGGGCCGGCGCCTCTACTACAAGCTGGGCAGGAAGCTCTGCCGCAGAGACTATCTCAG GCTCTTTGGCCAGGACGGCCTCTGCGCCTCCTGTGACAGGCGGATCCGTGCCTATGAGATGACGATGCGGGTGAGGGACAAAGTGTATCACCTGGAATGTTTCAAATGTGCCGCCTGTCAGAAGCACTTCTGTGTGGGTGACAGATACCTCCTCATCAACTCCGATATAGTGTGTGAACAGGACATCTATGAGTGGACTAAGGTCAATGGGATGATATAG